ATCGTTGGTCGCTACTTCAAACTCACGAATGGCTTCCTGTGATATTGTATAGGGCCCCCTACCGATCTCACCAGCAGTTAATTGATTTCGTGCATTTACCCCATCGATCGTAACATTGGTAGAGGTACGTCTTTGTCCAGCCAGATTTATACTTCCACCACCTTGTAAGGGGGAAAGGCTTGTAAGCCCTGTAAAATTCCGTCCTTCAAGAGGGAGGTTTTTTATTTGACCTGCACCAATTTTGGTCGATGCACCAAGCTGCTCTATTCTTTTGGTTATGCTATTAGTGGTGACCACTACTTCGTCCAAAGCAGTTGATGCTTCTTGCATGGTAAAGTTCAGCACAAGTGCATCGCTCAAGTTTAAATTAAATCCCTCTTTAACCATATCGCTGTACCCCAAATATTGAGCGGTAACGGTATATGGTCCTCCAAGAGGTAGCTGTTGTACTCTAAAACTTCCATTTTCATTGGTTACGGTACCCGAAGTAAATCCTGTAGAATTATTTTTAACGATTACGGTAGCACCCATCAATGGCTCTCCATTGATATCTGATACACTACCTCGTATGGATGCATTGGTAGCTTGCCCGAACGATATGGAACACGATAACCAAATGAATAAAAGCGAAAGTAGTTTCTGTGTTTTTCTAAGTTTTTTTAGTTTGTGAAATAGGTAGGTTTTCATCTTCATATTTTTTAGTTGAAGTGCAAAACTAGACCTACATGTATGGTAGTGCATGTTAAGTTTTAACATGGACATCCGTATTAACCTTAACTTTAAAATTTGATAATATATGAGTTGATAGAAAGGATTGGGGTATTAAAAAAGATGTCCTTTTTGTAAGTCTATACTTGAAAGTATTGTCACATATTAACTCTTACATTTCTCTGTATCCTTATTCAGAATCTTCAAAGATTTTAGAAAAGAAGAAAAATTTTAGATGAATACTAAATTGATTTGATAGCGCAAAGTCGATTCAATTATTTTGGATAAACTGGACATGCAAGAATTTTAGAGAATCAATAAAGAAATTCAAATACTTAAAACGCAACGAAAAAGAAATAGTGCTAGTTTTCCCCAATATGCTTTTTGTAGAATTCCCATACTTCCTTGGCAACATTCCTTCCCAGTTCCAATCCAGCGACATTATCGGCCTGGATATGATAGCCGCCCAATACTCGGGACATACCGGCCATATCTGCAGTTTTCGTAAACGTGGGAAAATGCAAGGTTACCATGGCACCTGGATTATTGGGTTCGGTAAGCGCACCAGCAAGTAATTCAACACTTTCCCCGAATTCATCACTTCCCGTCCAAAGCTTCAATGCTTCTGCACAGCCTCCACTTATGGTGCTGTGCCCCGAAGTATAACTTGGGAATGGCGGGCATAGAAAGGTGTCCGGGGAATAAGGACGCCACTGACTACCGTCCATGTCTACCATTCCCTTCCCGGGTCCGGCCCACGCCCTGATTTTTATGCCATCGTAATATTCATGTACCAACGCGTAAGGTCGAGCGTAGTCATAAAACATTTTGGAATCCCATGAGGCAATAAAAGCATCCATTGCTACCACTTGGTTGTAGAAGTACATCTTTACATCTTCGTCCAAAGTATGGCTGTCCCTTCTTGAAACGTCTTGGGCAAATTTTAGCCAATGCCCTGCTTGTTGCACAGACTCAGGTCCATCACGCATAAATTCGACCAATGCTTTTTCTTCATCGGAAAGATTGGCCTGTAAATTTACAACTTCAGCTATCTCTTTTTTTAACTGTTCGGAGCCTACCAAAGGTGGTGGTCCGGGCCTGAATTGATTACCCGACTTTAGTGCTATTGGCTTTACTTTATCCCAAAAAGGGGTTAGGCACCCTGGAGCAAATTGACCTCCCTTTCCATCGGAGAAGTACTTGGGCTGCCAACGGTCGATGCTCACATTTTTATCAACCGTATTTACTGGTTTATAGCCCGTATAATCAAAATAAGGTTTACCATTGGAGCCTTCTTCCTCGCCATATTGGTTGGAGCCGTCGTTTTTTCGGGCCTCTATGATTGCCTTGGCAGCAAGATTGCCGATACCTACTGGTGTATTGGGGTCAACCGAAGTATCCTTGGGGTCCAGTTTCAATTCCTCTTCCATAAACTTATCGAACAATGCCCTGTCCGAATAATAGTATTCGCTCAAGGTTCTCAAGGCTGCATAGCTTATGGCAATCTCTTTGTTTTTTAAGGTGCGCTTTCCTGTAGGCTGCCTTTCCACGTTATTGAGGTAAACAGGCATTGCATTTGCATCGTACCTGGACCAAGCATCAAAAATTGCGGTAAATATGAGTCCTAAATACCTAGAAGTAATGGTTGGTCTAGGGTTAAACCGTTCAGTGTCCAAAGCAGTTGCTACGAGGGCCATTTCGCCCCATCTATAAGCGACATTATCTATTCCTTTGGGTTCTATCATATCAATAGAGCCCTCTCTTCTTTGGTTGTTTTCATTTTTGCAGCACAACAAAATGGTAGAAAACAGTATAAGGAAAACTATCCTTTTCATTTAGATACGTGTTATGATTGTTGTCTAGGTAAGATAAGAAAATTAAAAAGTCTTTGATTTAAACATTCTGAAAACAATTTTTGATGATACATTTCTAGTCGTATTTGCAACATATGGAGTGACTCCATAAAGAGTATGGGCCAGACTAAGTCTCAACAAACTCTTTTTAAAATCTGTTCACCAAATTATTGGCGTTTGGAATCATATCAATTCAAATCTTATTATTGTCCAAAAACAACGAAACTTTGCAGAACCCTGGATTTTCAAGGTTTTTTATTCGTTTGGAGTTTCCTTCTAGTGACCTCGGTAGGATTTGCTAATACATATTCTAACAAAGCTCCGCCTTGAGGCATCAAAACCTCACTAAAACAAAAAAGCAAGCTATTTGTTTTAGCTTGCTTTCGATTTATTCGTGACCTCGGCAGGATTAAGTCCTATTCTCCGAAGCTCAATATTTTAAACGGTTCTTAAACTTTACAAAATCTGTTGACCGAATTGTTGACGGTCAATTTGATACCAAATGGTTTCATTTGACTTTCAGAACAAAGATAAAAA
The nucleotide sequence above comes from Flagellimonas sp. HMM57. Encoded proteins:
- a CDS encoding vanadium-dependent haloperoxidase, giving the protein MKRIVFLILFSTILLCCKNENNQRREGSIDMIEPKGIDNVAYRWGEMALVATALDTERFNPRPTITSRYLGLIFTAIFDAWSRYDANAMPVYLNNVERQPTGKRTLKNKEIAISYAALRTLSEYYYSDRALFDKFMEEELKLDPKDTSVDPNTPVGIGNLAAKAIIEARKNDGSNQYGEEEGSNGKPYFDYTGYKPVNTVDKNVSIDRWQPKYFSDGKGGQFAPGCLTPFWDKVKPIALKSGNQFRPGPPPLVGSEQLKKEIAEVVNLQANLSDEEKALVEFMRDGPESVQQAGHWLKFAQDVSRRDSHTLDEDVKMYFYNQVVAMDAFIASWDSKMFYDYARPYALVHEYYDGIKIRAWAGPGKGMVDMDGSQWRPYSPDTFLCPPFPSYTSGHSTISGGCAEALKLWTGSDEFGESVELLAGALTEPNNPGAMVTLHFPTFTKTADMAGMSRVLGGYHIQADNVAGLELGRNVAKEVWEFYKKHIGEN